The Panulirus ornatus isolate Po-2019 chromosome 19, ASM3632096v1, whole genome shotgun sequence genome includes the window GGGTTATGAAGCGATCAGGGGAAACCGCAGGAAGGTATGGGGGAAAGAGGGACTGGTTTCAATGCATTGTATATTGTAGGATGGATGAGGGTTCAGAACTCAGCTGGAGCGAGCAGACGAGGTTTGTGAGGGTCTTAATCAGGTCTTGTTTAGTTGAAGCTGTTGGAGTTGATTGCATGTCTTTTAAAAAACGCAGTCTGTAATCTGATAAGtaaaaaaaattgatatgttttcATCCCTGAGCCGTTCTAATATATTCCCTTGTTTCTTAGTGGCACATAATCAAGTACTCAATTTGGCTTTCAACATCTCCCCGACATATTTTCTCTATCTCCAAATTTCTTTCCATTCTCATATTCTTTTCTTCACCTGACCTTTGCTTTCTATGTACTTTATTTCATATGTTTAGTTCATATCCCCTGTTTATGTAAACTTCCTCCCAATACTTTATTTCTACATTTGCATTTTTACTGTTGATTTTCTGCATGATTGTGATTCagtcatattttcatttcatttgctgaCATCCACATTATTTTTGAAGACTACTACTACTGTCGTTTATTCATTTGGTACTTTTTATGCATttaattttccattttcatttgtgtgtgtgtattaatatctcaacttttttttccattgaatTTCGAGTTGTACACACGTTACTGATGACGTCATGGTTGTTTCTCCAGCTCTGGCTCAGGATATGAACGTGAGGAGAGGAAGCTGTACTGTAGTGGAAAGGAGTTGAATTATACCGGGAATTTTATCGGTAAGGTTCAACGTTATGTTACCGAGAAGTCTGTAATTCACGAGAGATTCCCTCTGAGTTACTCAGTAAATAACAGTAATGGTTTAAGGAATTTGAATACTGTACAGGACATAGGTGCATTCCTACTGAGGGGGACAACATTTATTATGCCGATATTATTTATTTCCCCTCGCTGCTATATTACACCTGGATCGCTCAGAGTTTAGAAACAGGGTAAGAGGTCATACTCAGATTTGTATAGATAAGAAATTTCGGAGTTACATGGCGATAGATTAGTATATTTCAGTTCAGTACAGCAATGGCATCATGCGAGTCATAATTTGGATCATAATGGTACTCTAGGTGGTAATTGTTGGTTCCTGTTACTGTAGGTGTTGGGAGCAGTGTTGGCACAGCCCGAGAAAGACCGGTTGCACATGCACTGTCATACATGTTGATGGCTAAGGGTTGGGCTAGGCAGGTTGGTTCATTTCTGTTAGGATGGTAATGACACAATTGAAGGACACCAGTGTCACTTATTTTTGTAATTTGCAATTATGTAGACTTTATAGAGGAAAGTCTAACTAAGAGATGATGATATGTGCTATTTTTCGTAATTTACAGGTATGTAATGTTACGTGCTATTCTGGGTGAAATAGAGATATATTTAACCGAATAAACATTGAAGATTAGAAATGTAATCGGGTTAATGTAAAATTAGGAAGTCTTCCTCCTCTACTCTGCATAAATCGCAAGTTTTATCATGGTAATGATAAATAAGTGGAGTGgaaagtaataataaaaaaaagcagaTGTCGAGTCTAAAACACCTATGTATAGTGTTGTGTACATGAATTTAATACCTCACAATGATTCCATGGGCAGAATAACAGTGTTACATCAAAGTGGAAGGTAAATGGGACCTGGAAgcccaaaagaaaaacaaacttttaAAGGATAAAGAAAGGTATTGAATTATGGCCCTTCTTTTTCTAGAGAAATTTCCGTTTTGAAACTTCTATGCTCTCAGATGATTGGTCATACTATGATGATCCCTGGTCTCTTCATGGAGAGGAGACCTGCCCTGGTACATGACACCTGCATTTGCATGTGGAGCATGTACtaaagaatgcaaaaaaaaaaaaataaatgaggctCTGAGTCCAATATGAATTATATGatacaggtggaagaaatatatTGGAGAAATGTTAAACATGTAAATAGACTGACTTTTTTGTTATACAAAAattataattaaaaaaaagatttcattcTAAAAAGTACTAAATAGCCATTAGGTTCTAGTGATATAAAAATTCCACAAAATGTCTAATCACAtctatatagataaaaaaaaaaagtggttttcTTATTTCTGGGtcctttttcttgttttcttttttttttcttttcttttaaactattcgccatttcccacgttagcgaggtagcgttaagaacagaggactgggcctttgtgggatatcctcacctggcccccctctgttcctccttttggaaaataaaaaaaaaatcgagaggggaggatttccagccccccgctccctccccttttagtcgccttctacgacatgtagggaatacgagggaagttttctgttttctatatttatatatatcttagatgcctgttccctccaggaacttgcatcaaggggtggccacagcaaaagtctccacttatccttgtccttttgtgcttctctcacatacaccatttcatgcatttttccaccatatctctccttccagtattcttgcatcctatttgcccatgtcacaggtggtggtcttctctcacaccaacccctttaattgtactatggTACATTCTTCTAGTAAACTCCCAGtattacattctttccacatactcaAACCACCTTGGAGTATTACGTTTcccccactctaccacttcacaattcattccctttgcattctctaccatacctcatctctcatacaccctttcatttctttcttcattccatctagtcacatcatatactcttctCAAATAGCCCATTTCCATAGTTTGGAATCtggacctctgtgactcattccatgcctatgttttggctgcatgggttagggttgggaggactatgctgcccCTAAATCAACTCTTGATTcctatacttacacctctactcttcattattgTATTAAGGGAccaaatgactcttctaccctcaactgctctctcccttatccctccTTACATATTAGCATACATACCCAAAATAAGTCATAAACACTTAAATTctccacctcttccagtctttctccccccaaaTCTGAAGCACAATTTTGtacactttcatctttcacttatggttttacaaaatctatactttcattgtttcctttcacgttattactttacttttacttgcatttaccttcagttgcctttgcatacacacatcataaaacacacttacaaccttttcAATTCCTATTTACTCTTGGCAAGcatcacagtatcatccacagataggcttgccactatccaccatatctctgccacactccatccCTGCATCCCTTTTccccagttttgctttcatctcttatcattctgtccatatatttattaaaaagccatggtgacatctcacagccctgtctcacacccacatgtatacagaagctttgctcaactctccatccattcaTACGCatacatttgctcctctatagaaggctttttaACCATCCatcagttgtccccctaccccgtatatccttaacacatcctataAAAGTATTCCACACGACTCTGTTGTACACTTTCCCAGATCCACAAAAgatgcatacaacttcttaccttttactatatacttttccacagtcatctttaccacaaaaactAAAGTGTCACCCTGAGGTATTGAAACGTGACAGCTTTCCCCAATTTTGAGCCTATTCAATAGTAGCAGCACCTCTTAACTTCCCTTCTTTATGGCATTCTTTTTGAGACTTGTTTAATCATTactattctctcttctattcttttaGAGGTAAACAATAATTTTTATTTAACCTTGATCTTAATTGTGGATGCAGATTTACATTTTAATTCACTAGAAAGTTGTACCATGATGGTAATTTAATTCCATAAGTTGCAGTGAATTCTTTTGCTCAGTCTTTTAACATCCATTATAGACAGGAGCATGTTGAGGTTTCATTTATTCTCTTATTTTTCAGTAAAGGAATACAGTTCAAGATGGACTTCCAGCATAGAGCAGGAgggaaaactggaggtggaggccAAGCTTCATGGTCGGAAAGTAACAGGGACCGTCGTGAGCGACTGCGTCAGTTGGCCTTGGAGACTATTGACTTAAACAAAGATCCTTATTTTATGAAAAATCATCTGGGTTCGTATGAATGTAAACTGTGCCTCACCCTTCATAATAATGAGGGCAGCTACCTAGCTCATACTCAGGGTAAGAAGCATCAAACTAACTTAGCCAGACGTGCTGCTAAAGAAGCCAAGGAATCACCAGCACAACCTGCCCCTGAGAAACCTCGTGTTGAAATGAAAAAGTTTGTTAAAATTGGACGACCTGGTTACCGTGTTACCAAACAGAGAGACCCAGAAACTGGTCAGCAGAGCTTACTGTTTCAAATTGATTACCCTGAGATTGCGGATAATGTAGCCCCTCGTCACCGTTTTATGTCTGCTTATGAACAGAAGGTTGAGCCCCCAGATCGAAAGTGGCAGTACCTACTGTTTGCTGCTGAACCATATGAGACCATTGCCTTTAAAGTTCCAAGTAGAGAAGTGGATAAATCCTGGACAACATGGAACAAGGAAACCAAACAGTTCTTTTTGCAGTTTGCTTTCAAAATTGATCCCAAAGCCAAAATGGTGCCTCCAGCTCCTCCACCTTTATCAGCTGCTGGACCACCAGGCCCTCCTGGTCCACCAGGGCCTCCAGGACCTCCAGGCATGCCTCCACCACCTGGATTACCCCCCCGCCCACCTATGATGCCTCCAGGTCCCCCACCTCCAGGCATGCCACCTCCTCCAGGACCTCCTGGTatgcctcccccacccccaataaGACCTCCAATGAGGcccatgatgcctcctcctcctcctggcccacATGGTCCCATGAGACCTCCACCTGGCCCACCTGgtatgggtcctcctcctccaggcatgcgtgggccaccacctcctcctggaggcccaccaccaccaccacctccatttaatcctgttcctcctcctcctccttctggcggggtgcctcctcctccacctcccaaaaACTAAGTGTCATGTTTAGTACAAAGATTAGTTAGTGAAACCATAATGTATTATGCTGTGCACTCTGTAAGGTATAGCATATTCAGGATTAGACTGTCTCTGTATTTCCAGTTTTTCATTCTATTATCAGCAATTTGGTTTTAAATGGATTAGATTATCGAGATGAAATTTCTGGATTATTACCTAAATATTTTCGTATGAATTATCTTTTCACATAAGACATGGTTCTCTTGCCAAATACAAAAGTTCATTTTATTTCTGTGTGTTTAATTCAATACCTCTAACATGAAATTATTGTCAAAGATGAGAGTTAAACAGAATAATTAGAATTAGTACTTGAAACTTGATATagaagactttttctttttttaacctctcCTACATGAGCATACATGATTTGGAAGCCAGGTGGTTAGGGACTGAGAAATCATTCAGGATGGGAAAGGTCATGGAGTTTACAAataatgtttgtttatttttgacTGCCAGAACCTCCTTGGGTTGGATCAGGTGCATACAGCCTCTGACTTCACTCAAATACATGCACAACTCATGATCTGTATGTTAAAGGATAACATGAATTACTGTACTTAATGTGACTCTGGCATCTATATCTGAGAAGTGAGGCAGTAGTTGTTTGCAGATGTTATGACACCAACAGCAAACGAGGGACAGCAGaagttagtgtctgagtttgtAAGAATGCATGAAAGAgggaagttgtgagtaaatgtgaatgaatccatctgggcagaacaggagagcttatctctttagtaagctcaGTCACCACGACTCCAACAATATAAGGTGCAGTTTTCCTtacacgatccttgaattccagctctttaccaatGAATATTAATCCAacaacatttgaatacattagTTTCAATCTGAGGTGTTCTCTGCAGTGCTAGCAGAGCTGCTTCATCCCCTTGCCACATGTGGCATCTCAAAGTTTTTGTCTTCTGATTGTAGTCATTGCTTTTCCCCATCTCTTCCTTtatcacatttgatgaatatcCAACTGAATTCCACCTTGCTGTTGTATTATAGCTTTCCAAAGTATACTGGTTTGATGACTCCAAGCCAAATGTAACAACCCTTGTCTTGCTGTTATTATAACCATCAACTCTTCTCCTTTCTTTCATCATGGAATTTACATAGCCTCCAGCAATATtttattatacatttcctttcctATCTGGTGTATGTTCTTCAAAACCAAAAATAATCATAGATTTTTGTTCATATACCTCCTCCTTTACTAATCTTTCAATTTTTCCTCTTGACTTGCAAGCACTGATATGCTCTGCGAGAGTATCATCATGCTGTTACATACATATGCTTCCTACGACTTTCCACCATGGGCTGGTGGACTATATAACCTACTGTTTTTAGATAAAAATACATAATGTTCAGTTTAtaagattttgatttcaaaagaATCTGTATGCTGCTTTCAGAAAATCCAGCTTGacaaaagacaaaacaaaggAATAAGCAGAGATCAGAGGTCTAGGTACTGTATCTAAATAGTATGTGGAAAATAAATACCGAtatgcatttatttatatttttatggaTTATGGGCCTTTGAACTTTCAAAATATACAAAATTTTATAGTAATACATTACAGTttataaaaatacacaaaaaagatGAGCTTCATAGCAATGAGCAAATCAAACAGTGAGACTGGGTGTGACAAACCATTTCTGTACATACAAATATAAGAAACAGTACCATAATTTGAGTGCAAATAATCTGCATTGATTTTTCAATGTAGTATAAATGCTGAATATTGCCCAAGAATTACTGCATTCCATTAATCAGTAAATGTATTGCCAAAGGATGTTTCTGACTTACAAATTATGATATGGCTTATTACTTTGCACTATTCATAAATAAAATTTTGGCTATCACAATATCGTGTATGAACATTTGAGACAATTTTTATTATGAAATTACTATTAGTTATACAGAGGATACTGTTAATCATCAGCAATCAGTGACTGTAGTTAACTTGTCAGCATGATTACCTTGAGAAAAACTTAGCTTAACTATGCATGTattttgagaagaaaaaaaaaaattaagatctGGATAATTGTACAGTCGACTGGAATACTGCATATTAAGTGACAGGAAAATATAAGCACACTTTTGTTCTTACAAGTAGCCTAAGATCCTTCTCATATACAGGTATCAGCTGAATGGTTAAAAAGAGGTCATCTTTAATGTTCTGATACAACAAATTAATTTTATAAGATTCTTGGACTTACAACATACCATGgatatatgatttatattcatCTTTGTCTTATGACGAGTAATTCCTAGGTTACATAAGCAAGAACGTGCATACACATAGCACTCTGTAAAAAGATTGTAGAATTATGGATCCACATTCAGACACCTGCCCTTAACCCAGTTAATATTCCCACCTGCatgcaagccttttttttttttttcatta containing:
- the Sf3a2 gene encoding splicing factor 3A subunit 2, whose product is MDFQHRAGGKTGGGGQASWSESNRDRRERLRQLALETIDLNKDPYFMKNHLGSYECKLCLTLHNNEGSYLAHTQGKKHQTNLARRAAKEAKESPAQPAPEKPRVEMKKFVKIGRPGYRVTKQRDPETGQQSLLFQIDYPEIADNVAPRHRFMSAYEQKVEPPDRKWQYLLFAAEPYETIAFKVPSREVDKSWTTWNKETKQFFLQFAFKIDPKAKMVPPAPPPLSAAGPPGPPGPPGPPGPPGMPPPPGLPPRPPMMPPGPPPPGMPPPPGPPGMPPPPPIRPPMRPMMPPPPPGPHGPMRPPPGPPGMGPPPPGMRGPPPPPGGPPPPPPPFNPVPPPPPSGGVPPPPPPKN